The following is a genomic window from Armatimonadota bacterium.
CTCGGCGCGTTCCGCCGCGCGCTTACGCCGCTCGGTGATGCGCGCGAACCAGATGGTGGCCTCATAGAGCACGAACATGGGGCCAGCCAGGACGAGCAGGGTCAGCAAGTCCCACGTCGGCGTGACGATGGCGGCCAGAATCATGATGCCGATCACGGCTTCCTTGCGCCGCGCGGCGAGGAACTCGGGCGAGATGATACCGGCTTTGATGAGGAAGGTGAGCACGATCGGAAGTTGAAAGCACAGGCCGAAGGCAAGCAGCAGTTTGGCGACCATGGTCACCTGGCGCTGCATATTGAGGTATGCTTCAACGCCCTCGGGCCGGAAAGCGGCGGACAGCATGAACGAAACGAAGCGCGGAATGATGAGATAACCCACCGCCACGCCGGCCGTGAACAGGCTCAGCGCGGCGGGCATCAGCGGCGCGGCGGCGCGCCGCTCATCGCGCGTCAGCCCGGGAGCGACGAAGGCCCACAGCTCATAGAGCACCCCCGGCACGGCAATCACGATGCCCGCAACCGCGCTGACCTGAAAGCGCGTCATGAAGCCCTCAGTCACCATCTGCAGGATGATCTTGCCGTCGGCCAGCTGGATCGGCTTCGTCAGGGGTGCCATGAGCAGGTGAAAGATCTGGTTATAGAACATCCAGCCGGCCGCGAAGCCGATGACGATGTAGATGATGCTGCGGATGACGCGCGTGCGCAGCTCTTCCAGATGCTCAACCAAGTCGAGCTTTTGTTCTTCTTTCGCCATTGACCGGGCTTCTCGTCTGGCCTTGCCGCGACCGCAGGTTG
Proteins encoded in this region:
- the tatC gene encoding twin-arginine translocase subunit TatC, with amino-acid sequence MAKEEQKLDLVEHLEELRTRVIRSIIYIVIGFAAGWMFYNQIFHLLMAPLTKPIQLADGKIILQMVTEGFMTRFQVSAVAGIVIAVPGVLYELWAFVAPGLTRDERRAAAPLMPAALSLFTAGVAVGYLIIPRFVSFMLSAAFRPEGVEAYLNMQRQVTMVAKLLLAFGLCFQLPIVLTFLIKAGIISPEFLAARRKEAVIGIMILAAIVTPTWDLLTLLVLAGPMFVLYEATIWFARITERRKRAAERAEAETDVDETPVE